The stretch of DNA TCTGGCGGACCTCGTTAATCGTCCCGATTGATTTTTAGTGGCTATCGGCTGACCACTGGGAACCGACCCCCATAGGAAAAAGACCATGCGACATCAGAAACAGTTGACATCAAGAAGGCGACCCAGACGCCAGCGATGTCGCACCTGCCGATCTGATAATGGTAAACGCTTATGTCCAGCACTCAACGGTATGTTGATCTGTCCAGAATGCTGTAGAGCCAAACGGGCAAAGATTCCGGGGTGCGACGAGAGATGTCAGTACTATTCACCCCTACTTGTGTCAAGTAAGACAAATCGACCCTTGGATTTTCCTGTCCATCGATGTCTTGTCAGCCGTTCTCAGGACACTGGTATGCTAATCGTGGTTGGGACTCGAAAACGTCCAGACGGAAATTTGAAGGCGATGTTTGTCTTGCTGGATCTGTGGAAAAAAGGGATTCGAGACTGTTTTTTTGATGCCAACCTTTCTGAGAAAGAGTTTGAACGTGTCTCGCGGAAAATCGCAAAGCACTATAATCTCTTAGAATCCACCGATCCTGAAGATGCGGACGAACCCGAAGAACTCGTGCGGCTGCCGAAAGATACACTTGTCATTGAGGCGAATGCGGCAGTTCACTTAGATAAGGGTGTGAGAATTGTGGAGCATGAGGAAGCTTCCGAGGGCTTTGCTATTGACAGTATGCACGGTGCCCGCGCGATTCATGAGATTTACATCCCAAAGATTGGAAACTGGTACGTCTATCTTCGTGTTCTCTTTGGAAGAGGCGACGATTCTTATTGGATCGGTATGGACGACGCAATCGCGCACCCTTGGGATCGAGATGGGGGTCCAGGGGCAATCCGGGTTTGTCCAGAACCAGACGATACCACGAAATGGGGACGTTGGCTCTGGCATACCGGTCTCGAAAGCGTGGTGAGCAGCGGCGACAGGCAAGGGAACAGACCCGCCTTTTTCCGTGTTGAACGCACCGGCTACCATCGCCTTTGGTCGAAAGGTAGAGAGGACGGTTCGCGTCTCGACCAGATTTTGCTCACTCGCACCCGCGATTTTGATCCTGAAGTCGAGACAGACGGTAGATCGCTCCCCATTAGACATTCACAACAACTTTACGAGCCGGTTTCCATCTATGAATCCCAGAAATTAATTCGCCACGCCGTCCAAATTGCGACCGCTGTTAAGACCGAATTACCGTGGGAATTTAAATACGCGCTTCACGATGTTTGGGGCGACATCACCCAATTTCCTGAAACAGAAGGATCGCTCTACAAATGTCCGAAATGCGAAGCGGATCTGCCACAGCAGGCGGTTGACCTCATGATACAACATGCCCAATCCGATGACATCCAGTTCTACATCTTATGCCGGAAGTGCGGGGGTGAGTTTGATTAAGTCTTTTGGAAAGCTCCTTTACATCTTTCTTCAGTTCATACCTATGCAAATTTTTCAGACCTTTATTGTTTGTGTCACAACCATTATCCTGTTTTCTACACCAAGTATAGCTGCACCACCGAACCCTTATCTCTATTTCCATGAAGATTCCACAAGTGGTGAGTTAGTCCCCAAAGCACCTCAAAGTCGGGACGAATTTCTTGAAGCACTTGATGGGTGTTGTTTGGCACGGGAGCAAGGCATCTTACAATCCGATGGCATAGAATACGTTCTCGCCTTAAAGATAGATTTTGCCGACATGCCCGGAAGTAGAGAGGGCGCAGCATTTGACGCATATCTCTACGCCTCAGAAGGTATTTCCCTTAAGACCTATTATCGAGAGAACTCTTATGGGCAGATGGACATACAGCCCGGGCCTATGGGAGGCGTTGTCCCCACTGGTAATACGTGGGTTCGGGCTAAAAAACCGATGACATATTACGGCGAAGGTGCTAGAATCGTGGAACGCTACCGCGAATTGGTTCGAGAAGCATGCGAGGCGGTGGATTCAACCGTCGATTTCTCGCAATATGATAGAGATAACGATGGAATTGTTGACCATGTTTTCTTAATTCATGCTGGTAATAATCAAGCGGCATCTGGTGTTACTGATGACATCTGGTCTATTCTAACAAAAGGTGTTAACGGGGTTTACGACGGTGTTCGCGTGGATACTGCTGCAGTCGTCGCGGAGGAACCCGATCTTGAGCATCCGCATTTGGGAATCTATTTTCACGAGTTTTTCCACGATTTCGGGGCACCCGATGTTTACGGATTTAGTTTCACGGACGCTCGCGATCACAAATGGGGCTTGATGGGTGCCTTCGGTCCCTATCAAGGTCCAGACGGTTTGGGGATTAGACCCAGTCATATCTCAGGATACCTCAAGTGGGATTTCGATGCCAGACCTGAAAACGGACGCCTCGGCTGGATTCAACCGGTTCAGATAACACGGAATCAGAAAATTGACGTACCCAGTTTTGAACTGATGCCGGGATCTGATAAACTTTTTAAAATTGATATTCAGTCATCAGCGCGGACGCTTCGCGGTGAAGCCACGGAATTCTTTCTCATAGAAAATAGAAACAAAGCCTCAGGCGCAACTTTTGATACCTACCTACCTGAGTCTGGTCTATTAATCTGGCATATTGATGAAACTGAGACCTATCCGCTTGGAAGTTTCGATGCTTCTCAGCAGATATGGCTCGAAGACCCAACTGATCCTGAGCATCTCGGCATCTCTCAGCAAGATGGTGATGAATTTATAGACTTACAAGCCATTACTGACGGGGCTGCTTATTCCGCAGACGATGGTCAGACTGCCTTTACCCCAGGGACTCTCCCGAATAGTAATGCCAATGATGGCACTGTTACCGGTATCTCTATTACGAACATTGGACCGGAAGGGTTAACGATTCCGATCTTAGTTTCGTTCGGTGATACTTACGAACCAAACGATACGTTCGCAAGTGCATTTCCAATCGCTTATGGAGAAACCTACGAATCCTTTCTCTTCAGTCTGACGGATACACGCGATGTATACAAACTCGAAGCCGTCCACGGCGTTACTATTTTGGTGACACTTGCTGACATCCCGCCAAACAAAAATTATCGTTTATCCCTTCAGGCAGAGACAGGCGAGGTGCGTGCTATAGCCGAAAACGCTACCGACATCGCTGGATTGAGAATCCTGTATCAACCGAATACGACAGAAATATTCTATCTTGTTGTAGAATCGGATGGGAGTTTCAGCAGCACCGATTCCTATCGGCTGCGTGTAGACCAACTTCAGGCAGAACCCTTTGCGCTTACAGAGATGCGCGTCTATCCAAATCCACTCCGTTCCGGTGAGGACGTGGTAACCTTTGCTTATCGTTTGTCTGCTTCCCAAGTTGCAGATAACGTCAACCTTGAGATTTTTATTCCGACGGGTGACCTCGTTTATAGTGAAACGCGCGAAAATGTAGCTGCGCAAGGGAAGTTTGAATGGCGCGGCACAACTCGCAACGGCACACCCCTTGCATCAGGCATCTATGTTTACCGTGTTTCTGCTCGGCAAGCGGATCTACTCGTTCAAGAAATTGGAAAGTTAAGCATTGTGAAATGAGTATTGCAAATTCTTCGCACATATTTCTTGACTAAAAATTGCAGTTGTGCTAATTTAGTCAATAAAATCAGTTTTAGGCACATCGTCTATCCTTATCCTGATGTGCTTGCAATCAGCTGTAGGTGCTTCGCGCAAGAATGACTTGAATGCGCCACAGAGTAGGATATGAAATATAAACCTGCCATTTATAGGATGGTAGCCCAGGAGGCAATATTATCAATGAAATGGATGAATAAATTCACAGTACTCAATCTCCTCTTGCTATTTGCTCTCGCATTTAGCGTCGCAGGTTGTGGAACAGCACTGAGCAGCTTGTCACCCATTCAACCCGTCCATAACATAGCGGATGCCATGGCGGAACAAGCCGCAAAGCCGGACGAAGAGATAGTCGTTCCTGCTGTTCCCTCGGAGGACCTCGCTAAACCTGTGTTGAACAAGTACGGTATGGATACAGTCGGATTCCGTGTTGGAAAAGCACGCAATGCCAATATGGAAGCGATAACCTATATTTTCGCATTTGACGAATACGCACACGCCAACGACCAGTGGAGCAGCTTCCTCAACGAATGGACAGAAACCCAAGTCCAAATCGAAACCGGAACCGGTGAAGATAGGAAGGTTGTTGACATCGTCATGATGTCTGATAAACCCGACCTGTTTGAAGTACAGTCCAGACAACCCATCCTGACGAAAACACGGGATGGTATTACCGTTTCTATCGCATATTGGCGGCGGACGGATCTCGACCGGAAATACAACCGTGGCAACGCTTTCTCGCCTTTTTATGAAACGGAGGCTCTTTCCCAAAGCGACAAAACTGATGTGTTTTACGTCAAGATTACTAACAATCGAGAACAACACATCATCTTTGATGTGAAAAAATGCACGATTGTTGACCAGGGTGAGAACGTCTATAGCGGGATGAATTATGACGACTTAGAGGAGCGTTTCACATACATGGCGCGCGCGACAGGCCTCTATGTAAAAAATGGTCTTGAAATAGCACGACGGATCTTAATGGAGAAACGGATGCCTATCGTTGAGAAACAGGTGGGAACGCGCCGAACAGGTGTCCAACCGGGTGAAAGTGCTGAAGGTTTCGTGCCGTTCACCCAAATAAAGTTGAATGCTACTGATTTAAAGGTTATCCTACCCATCGAAAAGGCACCGCCGCCGGGAGGGGCACAGCGTTATCAAACGATAGAATTTGAATTCCCTTTCATGCATGATAGAGGTATTCGCACTGCGCAGCCATCCCCGAGGCGTTATTAAATCGCTGAGATAAGTTGTGCTACGTGTTATCTACACATTTTAAGATGCCCGCGGTCCCTTGTGCTGTGGGCATCTTTTATTTTTCAACAATTTCGCAGTTTGGCAGCGAGTCCAAAAACTGCTTTCCATAGTACCGCGTCTTAATTCGTGGATCAAGAATAACGACAATCCCTGTGTCTGTTTGCGTCCGGATGAGTCGTCCAAATCCCTGTTTTAGGCGTAATATCGCTTCCGGTAAGCTAAATTCAAAAAATTCGTTTCCACCGCTCTCCTTAATCTGTTTCACGCGTGCCTCCATTACTGGATGCGTCGGCACCTCAAACGGAAGTCTTGTAATGATGACATTACTGAGTGCCTCACCGCGGACATCAACCCCTTCCCAGAAACTTGATGTTCCGAACAGCACCGAATCCGTATCCTCACGAAACGCTTGAAGCATATCGGTCCGTGAGAGTTCCCTGCCTTGTTTGAAGCCGGTAATCCCAATCTCTTCAAGATCGGGAGCGACCGCATCGTATACTTCATCCATCATTTTGTAACTTGTAAATAGAACGAATGCTTTACCGTGCGTCAGTTCCAGATAGTGTTTGATTTTCTGGGTTACTATCGGTACAAATTCACTACTATTTGGATCCGGCATGTACCGCGGGATATGAATCTGAACCTGCTTTTTGAAATCAAACGGTGAGTGCACAAGTAGTTCACGACATTCATTGATTCCTATTCGATTTTTAAAGTAAGCAAAATTGCGGTTTGTGGAGAGCGTAGCACTCGTCATTACAACACTATTTTTTATGCTGAAAAGATGGTCCTCTAATATCTGCTTTACATTCGCGGGGGTGGCATTCAAGAGAACCCGTGGTGTTCGGCCACGCATCGATATTTCAGCCCAATAGACATAGTTTGGATCGTCCTGTCGGATTATCATATCTAATTCGTCGCGGAGCCGTTGACAGTAACTGTGATGCGCCGTGATTTCTTGTTCCTCATCCTCTGTGGAAGCACTGTTCTGAAGATCTTTCAATGTCCGTTCAAGGTCTGTGAGTGGTGTGTCAAGGGAATTTCTGACGAAGTTGCTTTCATGGATACGCTGTGTGAGGGAAGTACCGTAACCTTGATCATCAACTTCGTGAAGGGCATCAATAATTGTCTGAAAAAGAGTGTTGGCTTGCTCACGTGCTTCCTCGACTTGAGTCGTCAATTGTTTTGACTCGAAGAGTTTTGCCACACTGGAAAGCGAGTCGAGGAGCCACTTAACGCGGGTGTTACTAAAATTAACGCTCCCATGGTTAGTCGCTGTCGCTTCTAAATGGTGGGCTTCATCGATAATGAGGTAGTCGTATTCAGGTAAGACACCCAGTGCTTCTGTGCTCTCTTTACGAATCGCGAGATCGCTAAAGAGGAGGTGGTGATTCACAATCAGTAAGTCTGCATCCTGCATCTCTCTTCGAACATTAAAATAGAAACAGGTATTGTAGGTCTCACACTGCCGCCCGAGGCAGTTGTCTCTGTCGGATGCAACTTTATCCCAAACTTGAGAGTTTGGTTGCCACGGTAGATCTGCTGTGCTGCCATCTACCGTCCAATTCACCCATTCCTCAATTTCTGCAACTTCTTCGACTTCTTCCAATGTATCAAACAAACCCCGTTCATAATTGCGTAAGTTTTTAAGTCGTCTTCGCGAGAGATAATTACGCCGTCCCTTGGCAAGCACCACATTAAAATCGCGGGGGAGTATCCGCCGCAAAAATGGAATATCTTTTGTGACCAACTGTTCTTGCAGACTGATAGTATTCGTTGAAATAACGACTTTCTGCTCCGCTTTAAGCGCAAGAGAGATCGCCGGTATCAGATAAGCAAAACTCTTACCTACACCTGTCCCGGCTTCAACAATTAGGTGTTCAGCGTCTATGAACGCCCGAGCCACCTCGTGTGCCATTTGTAATTGTTCTTGGCGGAACTCATACCCGTCCAGGTGTTCTGAGATGAGTCCGCCCGGACTAAAGATTTTTCTGAGAGTAAGGGGGCTTGATGTTGTCATGGCCTATCTCTTATTGGATATTACCGCTGCGCGAATCAGTTTCTGGTGAGAGAACAACAAAAAATTAAATTGTGTCTCGGGCGATCCGAGGACTCCATTTAATCGCTGAGGGTCATTGTTACCTTATCTGTACCGTAACTATTTTTAATCTCAAGGATAACCTGTTCAAGATCAACACCTACTTTCTGGAGAAGGGCATCAAAATCCTGGGCACTCCTAACGTTTTCACCATTGACCTTAACGATGAGAGACCCTTGTGGAATTGGGCTATTTACCTGAACCCTGTCAACAATAACACCGCGATCCTCTTCGGTTAAATAAGTATATCTCTCGAAATCACCCTTTTCCAGCTTTCGGACTGTTAGACCGAGGCGGCGCCACGCCACGGAGTTGTTTTCAAAAGGTCTGCCCGCTTGTAAGGCAGGCATTTCTGCTATTGTTACGGTGAATATCCGCTCATGTCCCTCTCGGAGGACGGTAACCTGTGAACTCTTACCGACTTGCGAATCAGCAATCCACATTTTGAATTCGTTGATATCGTCAACTTTCTTCCCATTGTACCCAACAATAATGTCGTTTCTCTGTAATCCACCGAGATGTGCAGGCATATCTCTTAGAACGCTCATAACCCGAATCCCTTGTGTTGCGGGTTGCATGCGAATGCCGAGAAAACCGCGAATGATTCTTCCGTTTGCAATCAACTGCGTTCCAATCTTTTCCACAAGGTTGCTGGGAATAGCAAAGCCCGCACCTGCTCTAACGGCGTTCGTCGCGGGCGTATCGTCGGGGCGTCGTATTAACGCATTGATCCCAATAACTTCGCCGTGGATATTCAGTAATGGCCCCCCACTGTTTCCCGTATTGATCCAAGCATCTGTTTGAATAAAATCTTGGTACCGAATAAGACCGCGCTCCGGCAGAATAATACGTTCTTTCCCACTTACAATACCGGTCGTCACTGTATGGTTGAGCCGGAATGGGTTTCCGATAGCAATAGCGAACTGACCAACTTGCACCTGCTCAGAATCTGCTAATTGAAGGATTGGAAGTTCTTCTTTTGCATCAATTTTTAAAACAGCAATATCGGTGTTAGGATCCGTCCCCGTTAATTTGGCTTCAAATGGGTTCCCGTCCAGCAATTGGACGTGAATGACTGCCGCATCCCTCACGACATGGTAATTCGTCAGAATATAACCGTCTTTGCGAAAAATAAATCCGGAACCTTCTTGTTGAAACCGGTTTCCTTCGCTCCAGCGTTCGACACTCACACCGACAATAGCAGGTTTGCTTTGTTTGGCAATACTTACGAACGCATTTTCGATTGAACTGAGGAGTTCAACATTTGTAGGCTGTGTGGTGCTACTACAAGAAGAGATGATGACACTCACGCTAACAAGGAAAATTATCAAATGAGAATAGACACTGATATTTTTTTTCATGGCATTCTCCTGTCCTATCTTTATCTCTCTATAGCGTATTTTAGCACAGTTTCTCGGAATTTGTCAAGCGTTTCACTACCTCAGAATCGCCAATTTCTCCAGATAGGTATAGGTCTCACCTTTGGACGTAGCCGAGATATGGCACATATAAATTCCCGGAGACACGGCTAATCCGTAAGAGGTCTGCTGGTTCCACCACGTTCGCCATACCCGCGGATCTAACCGGGCAGAAACCCCTTCAATCCGCTTTATCAGATTGCCACCTGAATCATAAATCACCACCCGCAGGTCTGTTATAGCCGCGTTGGCTTCGACGCGAAATTCGGTTAAACCGTCTGAATACGCCGGATTCGGAAACACAATGACCGTTTTCCACGAAAAGGCTTGCGTTAAAATAACGGATTCTGAAACTGAAACCGCGCCAAGTGGATAACGTGCTATGGCTTGAAGAACGTTCACCCCCGGTTGCAGTGGCACTGTAGCCGTATAGGTTTGCGTTTCTCGGTTAAGTGATGCTTCCGCGCGACTCGGATGGATAACAATGTCAATCGGAAAACCTGAATGAAATGTCCCCGTAACCTCTAATTCACTCTCTTGGGTCGTTGGTGGCAGTCGTAGCGTTATCTGTGGCGGCTGCCGCGCCGGATGAAACGTATCCGTGAGAAGGCTATCCATTGTAACAAGCACGAGTTGTGCCACCTTTCTCACTAAATTGAAGTTCACTTTATCAGCAGTATCAGCAGATGTATGATAAAAGGGATTGGCATCGTAATTCTGTGAATCTCGCCACGGTGTGGAGCTCTCAGTTAAAGTAACCGCATTGTAACCGCTATCCCAGAAAGGTTTATGGGAAGAAATATCAACGAATTCATCTTGGGTGCGACGAATCTTCAAGCCAATGTCGTACCACGCATTTGCGATTGTAAGGGCGCGCCCTATCCATGCTGAATCGTTATTGGTGATAATTTCAACGAGATCGCTTTTCCAATTGAAACCCAGCATGTCTAAGTTAAAAACACCGACAATGTTTTCACGTTGACGGTCGGTATCTGCTCCAGTGCTTTGATCTATAGCAGCTGCCTCTTGAACATAATGACGGCTGCCAAGAAAGCCGAGTTCCTCACCGCCTAACGCGACGAATCTTATCTCGTGATCGTATTCATATCGGCTTAAGAGGTGTGCAATCTCCAACATCGCTGCAACGCCTGTACCGTTGTCGTTCGCACCGGGTGCAGTAGAGGCTAATGGGTTCCAATTCGGCTCGCGCACCGCCTGCGTATCGTAATGCGCACAGATGATAAAGATGCGGTTACTGGACGAAAGTGGATGCCGAGGTAGGACAGCCACTATATTTTTAACGCCACCAAAAACCTGTTCTGTGACCTCTATGCGTGGTGAGCGGCGAAACGCATTGGTAATGTAACGCACTACGTTATCCGTCGCTTCACGGTGGTGTGTGCTGCGTGTTCGGAGTGCCCCTGAACGACCAATGTTCTCCTGCAGTGCTGTCACCCGCGCTTCAAGTTGCTCAGATTGCACCAGGGTGAGTAGTTCATCACCGCGGGACAAAAGGGGATCGTCCGCTGCTATTGTAGTGAAAATGGGGATAGAAAAAAAAACAAGAAAAATGGCGTATCTGCTTACTCGCGTTCGCCAGTAATCTCTTAATTGACTTGACATAAGAATAAGAATCTTGTACCCTATTTAACAGTTTCTTTTATTTTAACAGAATTTATTGCGATTGTAAACAGAGATAACGTTTTACTCCTGTGAAACCGAGGTGTGCTAAGCCAACCCCTATGGCGATGGAGATAGACGAAAATGCCAGCGAATCTACCCCCAACCTACTATAAACTCAAACACCAGCATGAAGCCGCCAAAACAGATGAAGAGCGACTCAGTTTGTTAGAGGAGATGTTGCGCATCATCCCTAAACACAAAGGCTCCGAAAAGGTTGTTTCTGACATACGCCACCGTATCGCGAAAATCAAAAAAGGACCAACCGCAGCAGGTGGCAAAGCAACTGGTAAGAGAAACTACAGTGAGCATATTCCTAAGCAAGGCGCGGGACAGGTCGTTCTCCTTGGACCTCCAAATGGTGGTAAATCGCAAATGCTCGCGAACTGGACAAACGCTAAAACAGAAGTTTCGCCGACACCCTACACAACGACAATGCCGACGGTCGGAATGCTGCCCTATGAAAACATACAATTCCAGATCATTGATACCCCTTCGATTACGCCAGATTTTGTCTTGCCAACAGTATTGACGCTCACCCGTAATGCCGATCTCCCTTTGCCTGTTATCAGTCTTGCAAGCGACAATCTCTTAGACGATCTTGATGTCGTGGTAGCACTCCTTGATGAGGCAGACCGTGAGATACCAGAGAACGGAACCCTTATTGTTGCTAATCAACTTGACGCTTCTGGCGCGGAGGAGAGGCTTGATATTCTCAAAGAATTTTATGGAGACGTATATCGGATTTGTCCGATTTCTGCTGAAACTGACGAAGGCAAAGATGCCTTATTTCAAGAAATCTATACGGAATTAAACATCTTACGCGTCTATCCGAAGGCACCCGGGAAACCGATAGAACACGATGAACCCATTGTTCTCCCTACAGGGGCAACTGTCCTTGATGCCGCGCGCAATTTACACAAAGATTTTGCTGAATTTAAGTTCGCACGGATATGGGGACCCGAATGGCACGATGGACAATCTGTCAGTCGCAATGATGTCGTTTACGATGGAGATGTCGTCGAATTTCATTTGTAGTTATGTCGGTGGATATAATGAGAAAACGAAGCAGAACACCCCTATATCTAATATATTCGCTCTGTATCCACTTTCTACTCCTGCTGGTAATATGGTGGACGGTTCCTGAGCAAGTCCCAACCCTGCCATTCCATGGAAAGATAGAGGCTTTGATAACTCACATTGAACGACCGCCTCTGCCACCCAAACCGCCTGTTGTTGAACCTGCTGTCCTTGTTGTGGTGGAAGAAGAAACCAAACCGCCACCGCCACCGAAACCTAAAGCCGGTTTAAATGCATCTTGGCAAACTGTAAATCGAGACGCAGCAGACCTTCCGAAACCCGAAACACGTAAACAAGAGGGATTAACCCGATCGCAGGAATCCGCCGGGAACGATTTGTTGCAGTCCAATCCGGTAGTTGGGAACCCTATAGCAGTGAATGCTTCCAATCACACGGTAGTTGTGACACCTACATCAGAAACGGAGTATGTCGCACCACAAGGCGAAACAAAACCTATTGCTTTAGGCACGAATGACACCTTAAACAGCAATTCGCCAACGATCAATGCCCCGAAGATTCACTATGGGAGTCGTCGTGGGGACGCACTCCAAGCCACAGCCATGAGCAATTCTTGGGGTGGTGGCAGCTCCGCTAGTGGCAGTGTTGGTGGTGTTTTTGTTCAGATGATGAAGGATGTTGCCCGAACACTCGCTGACGCAACCACAATGCAGAAAGTTGATGTCATTTTTGTTCTTGATGAAACCGAGAGCATGCGCGACAATATCCGAGGTATCCGTGCTTATGTCGATTTTCTTTTTGACGCATTTGCGCGTGAAGGTCGTGATGCGACTTTCGGATTGGTGACATTCACGGATAACGTAAGAAGAATTGGACACACCGACGATCTCGGCGCCTTCAAAAATTGGCTCTTCCACATTGGCGTTGATGGCGGCGGAGACATTGCTGAGGCAGGTCTGGATGCGATTATGACCGTAGTGCAGGAGATGGAATTCCGAAAAGGGGCACAACGCTTCATTGTGCTGGCGAGCGATGCTGCTTTCCATGATGCCGATTATGACGGTAGGTCGGCATATAGTTTGGATCAAGTCATTGAGGCATTACAAAATGAGCGGATTCGGGTTGATGTTATTGGACTTGATTATCTGCCAATCCGACAGATTGGATTGGCAACAGGCGGAACGTGGCGTGCCATCCCAGGTCGCGGGTACCTTGAGTATATTCCGCCGCTAACCTTAACTGTTAAATTGTTCTCCAAGTTAGGGACACTTAAACTTGAAAGCGAGCGGATTGACGATAAGATTACGGTCTACATCAACAACCCACCGCGTCCGAAACAACTTGCTTTAACGTGGAAGGTACTCAATCCTCTCGGAGAAAAGGTTTACGGACCCATCACAGAAGAGAAAATTATACCAAATGACGGCTCAACCGAGGTGGAATTGACGCCTAATATTAACACCGAACTATTTCAGAGAATGCCGGGGGTTTATACCTTCATCTATCGTCTCGAAAATGAACACGGGCATCAAAGCATCTTGCGGCGTACATTGACATTCTAACTTTTGTGCGAAGCTGCTATCTTTATAGCATAATTTTTTGAGATTGTGTCTCTGCGTGTGCAAACTGAATGAAGTTAAAAAAAATAAATCGGTAATTGACGGGCAATGAATTGCCCTACTACAAACGGACTGGTTCGTAGTAGTGCGATTTATCGCACGTTCAGAAATTACCGAATTAAAAAATTAATCTTCATAAAGTTTACGCTACAAATCGCATTCATATTGGAAGAATTAAAAATGAAAGACCTAATCTTTGAACAGTGTCGCTATCATTTTGACGACATCGTTGCTATTCGACGGGACATCCATCAGTACCCTGAATTAGGGTTTGATGTACACCGCACTGCCGGTATTGCTGCGGACGCACTGCGTGCACTCGATATTCCTGTCAAGACCGGTATCGGTAGAACAGGGGTCGTTGGGGATTTGGAAGTAGCAGGCGCATCGAAACGTATCGCACTCCGCGCAGACATGGACGCGCTCCCGATTCAGGAACTCACAGATGTTCCTTATAAATCGAAGATTGATGGTAAAGCGCACCTATGTGGACACGACGCGCATACTGCAATGCTCATCGGTGCGGCGCGAATCCTTTCGCACCTCCGAGAT from Candidatus Poribacteria bacterium encodes:
- a CDS encoding 50S ribosome-binding GTPase; translated protein: MPANLPPTYYKLKHQHEAAKTDEERLSLLEEMLRIIPKHKGSEKVVSDIRHRIAKIKKGPTAAGGKATGKRNYSEHIPKQGAGQVVLLGPPNGGKSQMLANWTNAKTEVSPTPYTTTMPTVGMLPYENIQFQIIDTPSITPDFVLPTVLTLTRNADLPLPVISLASDNLLDDLDVVVALLDEADREIPENGTLIVANQLDASGAEERLDILKEFYGDVYRICPISAETDEGKDALFQEIYTELNILRVYPKAPGKPIEHDEPIVLPTGATVLDAARNLHKDFAEFKFARIWGPEWHDGQSVSRNDVVYDGDVVEFHL
- a CDS encoding VWA domain-containing protein, with the protein product MRKRSRTPLYLIYSLCIHFLLLLVIWWTVPEQVPTLPFHGKIEALITHIERPPLPPKPPVVEPAVLVVVEEETKPPPPPKPKAGLNASWQTVNRDAADLPKPETRKQEGLTRSQESAGNDLLQSNPVVGNPIAVNASNHTVVVTPTSETEYVAPQGETKPIALGTNDTLNSNSPTINAPKIHYGSRRGDALQATAMSNSWGGGSSASGSVGGVFVQMMKDVARTLADATTMQKVDVIFVLDETESMRDNIRGIRAYVDFLFDAFAREGRDATFGLVTFTDNVRRIGHTDDLGAFKNWLFHIGVDGGGDIAEAGLDAIMTVVQEMEFRKGAQRFIVLASDAAFHDADYDGRSAYSLDQVIEALQNERIRVDVIGLDYLPIRQIGLATGGTWRAIPGRGYLEYIPPLTLTVKLFSKLGTLKLESERIDDKITVYINNPPRPKQLALTWKVLNPLGEKVYGPITEEKIIPNDGSTEVELTPNINTELFQRMPGVYTFIYRLENEHGHQSILRRTLTF